Proteins encoded together in one Flavobacteriales bacterium window:
- a CDS encoding O-methyltransferase: protein MQFIEPALDAYCEAQSGNEPWYLKELAAETREKVHMPAMLSGHLQGRFLAMLSQLVRPRIAVEIGTYTGYSALCLAEGLAPGGMLHTIDIDPYLPEMVHRYVEKAGMLDRITMHHRPALEVIPELPSPFDLVFIDADKQNYPAYLEAVLPRMAKGGIIIADNVLWSGKVLAPKQQRDDQTSALVRFAELVNADHRLDPVMIPLRDGVLVVRVK from the coding sequence ATGCAGTTCATTGAACCTGCCCTCGATGCCTATTGCGAAGCCCAGAGCGGCAACGAGCCGTGGTACCTGAAAGAGCTCGCCGCCGAAACACGCGAGAAAGTGCACATGCCCGCCATGCTCAGCGGTCATCTGCAAGGGCGATTCCTCGCCATGCTCAGCCAGCTCGTTCGGCCGCGCATCGCTGTCGAGATCGGCACCTACACCGGCTACAGCGCGCTCTGCTTGGCCGAAGGGCTCGCTCCCGGTGGCATGCTGCACACCATCGACATCGACCCCTACCTGCCGGAGATGGTGCACCGCTACGTCGAGAAGGCCGGCATGCTCGACCGCATCACCATGCACCATCGGCCAGCGCTTGAGGTGATCCCGGAGCTTCCCTCTCCTTTCGACCTCGTGTTCATCGATGCTGATAAGCAGAACTACCCGGCTTACCTCGAAGCCGTGCTTCCGCGCATGGCGAAGGGCGGCATCATCATCGCCGATAATGTCCTATGGAGCGGAAAGGTGCTCGCGCCAAAGCAACAGCGCGACGACCAGACCTCCGCGCTGGTCCGATTCGCCGAGCTGGTGAACGCGGATCATAGGCTCGACCCGGTGATGATCCCGCTGCGCGATGGAGTGCTCGTCGTGCGCGTGAAGTGA
- a CDS encoding OmpA family protein, with amino-acid sequence MVRPLTLSLALALAAGLAAQSTESIQLRFALDSHELAATEHAALLRACDDPAVNRITRITLHGHTDVRGSIAYNEALSRRRVDAVREALTGTCLAGKPIEVTWSGERMPAAQGANEADHALNRRVHVELHFGDAPLPPAVLCAHPKVKPLLPGIDKARERHVVDAAQSINVLMSDGVRVMIPANAILDALGRPVEGEIELSYRSFNEPYEIIASGIPMHVSTPAGMGHMETAGMYELYASANGEQLSLAEGARITLERPEEPALEEGFVGWQLNAGTGDWQPSGQVSAAPMSAVQASSATEATSLYWNKLWDLEREKRPDTTLFDARRASARYCHLTPCDTAASGRSWIRKRDRFKHQGRVPEIRVAGHKGMYDADRIVFVVQVDNKNDKQFPDWRRVPHKAIWEYTGPESRAMFKRLYGRRHLFQDIHLDMEAGQEEGTLWLKENGEWLQLPVSAKWNRSSPLKAAQWDRAMVLYAKALNKRQARFDRDVMRSANRYKREHADMPLTAWKHARRAMNDSEQAMVLEPWREYAATRRPVNWEQGNANFAAVRTTFGLDGFGLYNIDRIMKMAVQQNVLASAVGPDGAPFPWVNAYAVLRDENSVITYWEAAPARATTCWWRRAR; translated from the coding sequence ATGGTCCGACCCTTGACCTTGTCGTTGGCGCTGGCGCTGGCCGCAGGCCTCGCCGCGCAGAGCACCGAATCGATCCAGCTGCGCTTCGCGCTCGATAGCCACGAGCTCGCGGCTACAGAGCACGCCGCCTTGCTGCGCGCCTGCGACGATCCCGCGGTGAACCGCATCACGCGCATCACCCTGCACGGCCACACCGACGTGCGCGGCAGCATCGCTTACAACGAAGCCCTGAGCCGCCGCCGCGTGGATGCCGTGCGCGAGGCCCTGACGGGCACCTGTCTCGCCGGCAAGCCCATCGAAGTGACCTGGAGCGGTGAGCGCATGCCCGCGGCCCAGGGCGCCAACGAGGCCGACCACGCGCTGAACCGCCGCGTCCACGTGGAACTGCACTTCGGCGACGCCCCCCTTCCTCCGGCAGTTCTTTGCGCGCATCCCAAAGTGAAACCGCTGCTGCCGGGCATCGACAAGGCACGCGAGCGGCATGTGGTGGATGCTGCGCAGTCCATCAACGTGCTCATGAGCGATGGCGTCCGCGTGATGATCCCGGCGAACGCGATCCTGGACGCGCTTGGCCGACCGGTTGAAGGCGAGATCGAACTGAGCTACCGCAGCTTCAACGAGCCCTACGAGATCATCGCGAGCGGAATCCCCATGCACGTGAGCACACCGGCGGGCATGGGCCACATGGAGACCGCCGGCATGTACGAGCTGTACGCCAGCGCCAACGGCGAACAACTGAGCCTTGCGGAAGGCGCGCGCATCACCCTCGAGCGACCGGAAGAACCAGCGCTCGAAGAGGGCTTCGTGGGCTGGCAACTGAATGCCGGCACGGGCGATTGGCAGCCGAGCGGCCAAGTGAGCGCAGCGCCCATGAGCGCAGTGCAAGCATCGAGCGCCACGGAAGCCACCAGCCTGTATTGGAACAAGCTCTGGGACCTCGAGCGAGAGAAGCGGCCGGACACCACACTCTTCGATGCGCGGCGGGCCAGCGCCCGTTACTGCCATCTGACGCCATGCGATACCGCGGCATCCGGCAGAAGCTGGATCCGCAAGCGCGACCGCTTCAAGCACCAAGGCCGCGTGCCGGAGATCCGCGTGGCGGGTCACAAAGGCATGTACGACGCCGACCGCATCGTCTTCGTAGTGCAGGTCGACAACAAGAATGACAAGCAATTCCCCGATTGGCGCCGCGTGCCGCATAAGGCCATCTGGGAATACACCGGTCCCGAATCGCGCGCCATGTTCAAGCGGCTCTATGGGCGGAGGCACCTGTTCCAGGACATCCACCTCGATATGGAAGCCGGGCAGGAGGAAGGCACGCTCTGGCTGAAGGAGAACGGCGAATGGCTGCAACTGCCCGTGAGCGCGAAGTGGAACCGCAGCTCGCCCTTGAAGGCTGCTCAATGGGACCGTGCCATGGTGCTGTATGCCAAGGCGCTCAACAAGCGGCAGGCCCGCTTCGACCGTGATGTCATGCGCAGCGCCAACCGCTACAAGCGCGAGCATGCCGATATGCCGCTCACTGCCTGGAAGCACGCACGCCGCGCCATGAATGACAGCGAACAGGCCATGGTGCTAGAGCCCTGGCGCGAATACGCCGCCACGCGCCGCCCGGTGAACTGGGAACAGGGCAATGCCAATTTCGCTGCGGTGCGCACCACGTTCGGCCTCGATGGCTTCGGGCTGTACAACATCGACCGCATCATGAAGATGGCCGTGCAGCAGAACGTGCTGGCCAGCGCCGTAGGACCCGATGGCGCGCCCTTCCCTTGGGTCAATGCCTACGCCGTGCTGCGCGACGAGAACTCCGTGATCACCTATTGGGAAGCGGCACCGGCACGCGCGACAACCTGTTGGTGGCGCCGGGCAAGATGA
- a CDS encoding 2'-5' RNA ligase family protein, with product MARKAAVDALTLFDSLVYTCQYRVSIDVPSDALAWVMQTRHALRDRIGRFECFYRLPGITLLESELPPEYESTLSDSIARGASGQRGFRLKLDGIRHSDDRKRIYVGVEPVGPISALQQRLLDHVRANKRIKKLGVEIPLQPMLLIAGPLKAAQFEQAWSMLENEQYCGERVVTDLTLMRREVADDSLDEHLKSVKLEPVA from the coding sequence ATGGCCCGAAAGGCGGCGGTTGACGCCCTCACGCTCTTCGACTCGCTGGTGTACACCTGCCAGTACCGCGTGAGCATCGATGTGCCCAGCGATGCGCTGGCCTGGGTGATGCAGACGCGCCATGCGCTGCGCGACCGCATCGGGCGCTTCGAGTGCTTCTACCGCTTGCCGGGCATCACGCTGCTGGAGAGCGAGCTCCCGCCGGAGTACGAATCCACGTTGAGCGATTCCATTGCGCGCGGCGCCTCCGGCCAGCGCGGCTTCCGGCTGAAGCTCGATGGCATCCGCCATTCAGATGACCGCAAGCGCATCTATGTGGGCGTTGAGCCGGTCGGGCCGATCAGCGCGCTGCAGCAGCGATTGCTGGACCATGTGCGCGCGAACAAGCGCATCAAGAAGCTCGGTGTCGAGATTCCTTTGCAGCCCATGCTGCTGATCGCCGGGCCGCTCAAGGCCGCGCAGTTCGAGCAGGCCTGGTCCATGCTCGAGAACGAGCAGTACTGCGGCGAGCGCGTTGTGACCGACCTGACGCTGATGAGGCGCGAGGTGGCCGACGATTCGCTCGATGAGCATTTGAAGAGCGTGAAACTCGAACCGGTGGCCTGA
- a CDS encoding NUDIX domain-containing protein, whose translation MFTIRAYGLLLNAERTQVLVADELIKGQRITKFPGGGLEYGEGLKECLIREVREEIGVEALDVEHFYTTDFFQQSAFHSTPMQVVSVYFTFRVAGLEAIPVVDLPYRGITGPGDQEVFRWAPLAQAAEDAVSLPIDRHVWHLLRKRRA comes from the coding sequence ATGTTCACGATCCGCGCCTACGGCTTGCTGTTGAATGCGGAACGGACGCAGGTCCTGGTGGCCGATGAGCTGATCAAGGGCCAGCGCATCACCAAGTTCCCCGGCGGCGGTTTGGAATACGGCGAAGGCTTGAAGGAATGCTTGATCCGCGAAGTGCGCGAGGAGATCGGGGTGGAGGCCTTGGATGTGGAGCATTTCTACACCACGGATTTCTTCCAGCAGAGCGCCTTCCACAGCACGCCCATGCAGGTGGTGAGCGTGTACTTCACGTTCCGGGTGGCAGGCTTGGAGGCCATTCCCGTGGTGGATCTCCCGTACAGGGGCATAACGGGTCCAGGCGATCAAGAGGTGTTCCGATGGGCCCCGCTTGCGCAGGCCGCTGAAGATGCGGTGTCGCTGCCGATCGACCGGCACGTATGGCACCTGCTGCGGAAAAGGCGGGCGTGA
- the murQ gene encoding N-acetylmuramic acid 6-phosphate etherase — protein sequence MERITERESRHNDLERKTTRELLLGINAEDRLVADAVAEAIPSIESLVDVLAERIARGGRLFYLGAGTSGRLGIVDASECPPTFGVPHGLVIGLIAGGDSAIRKAVEFAEDDREQGWADLQEHAIGADDTVIGIAASGSTPYVVGALERCNTEGILTACITCNPGSPVSLVAKHPIVAAVGPEFITGSTRMKSGTAQKLILNMISTATMIKLGRVKGNRMVDMQLSNNKLIDRGTRMVMDGLGIGYDEANALLNEHGSVRKAVESRR from the coding sequence ATGGAACGCATCACGGAGCGCGAATCGCGCCACAACGACCTCGAGCGCAAGACCACGCGTGAATTGCTGCTGGGGATCAACGCCGAGGACCGGCTCGTGGCCGATGCCGTCGCTGAGGCGATACCCTCCATCGAATCGCTGGTGGATGTTCTTGCGGAACGCATCGCGCGCGGGGGCCGGCTCTTCTACCTGGGCGCGGGAACGAGCGGGAGATTGGGCATCGTGGATGCGAGCGAGTGCCCCCCCACGTTCGGCGTGCCGCACGGCCTGGTGATCGGCCTCATCGCGGGCGGTGACAGCGCGATCCGCAAAGCCGTGGAGTTCGCCGAGGATGACCGTGAGCAAGGCTGGGCGGACCTGCAGGAGCATGCCATCGGAGCAGACGATACCGTGATCGGCATCGCGGCGAGCGGGAGCACGCCGTATGTGGTGGGCGCTTTGGAGCGATGCAACACTGAAGGCATCCTCACCGCGTGCATCACCTGCAATCCGGGAAGCCCCGTGAGCCTGGTGGCCAAGCATCCCATCGTTGCCGCTGTCGGCCCCGAATTCATCACCGGCAGCACGCGCATGAAGAGCGGCACGGCGCAGAAGCTCATCCTGAACATGATCAGCACCGCCACCATGATCAAGCTCGGCCGCGTGAAGGGCAACCGCATGGTCGACATGCAGCTGAGCAACAACAAGCTCATCGACCGCGGCACGCGCATGGTGATGGACGGGCTGGGCATCGGCTACGATGAGGCGAACGCGCTGCTGAATGAGCACGGCAGCGTGCGGAAGGCGGTAGAGAGCCGCCGCTGA
- a CDS encoding T9SS type A sorting domain-containing protein — protein MNVSIAQGLVRRYRLLDINGRVVATGNPAAQRFVIERNGLVAGTYLVELEAENGRIVRKLMLD, from the coding sequence GTGAACGTCTCCATCGCGCAGGGCCTTGTGCGCCGCTACCGCCTGCTCGACATCAATGGCCGCGTGGTGGCCACTGGCAATCCTGCGGCGCAGCGCTTCGTGATCGAGCGCAACGGGCTCGTGGCCGGCACCTACCTGGTGGAATTGGAAGCGGAGAACGGACGCATCGTGCGCAAGCTGATGCTCGATTGA
- a CDS encoding carboxylesterase family protein encodes MSQRIPFAFAALALTATVSAQRYLTETFSAANITTTPDVIYGTNIDFLTSNLASPDVNANVTELQTAVTLGNPIPSAYFDPTDGSTAVKVTNVRMDVYEPSQSIDTEMQRPLVVYIHTGNALPPPINGSPNGTRKDSSAVEACTRMAKRGYVAVSMSYRLGWNPLAATELERRGSLLNAIYRALHDVRQCVRFMKANATTYRINPNKIIVLGEGTGGYISLAHATLDDVQELYIEKFRPDPFDPTVSFVDPALVGDIEGLNGQLTLYRPNGQTSTSQFCVNMGGALADTSWLEQGDQPMVAFHTVFDPFAPFTEGIVIVPTTGGPVVPVQGSNLFMELANQYGNNASFANLPSTDSYTARARSLYGSTQTHGANSVVINTDVEGLFPVVRPAWPAPAQEEASPWQWWDPNSPIAQTVVSAGPPPITAHMASSASNPDMSATKGRAYLDLRALVK; translated from the coding sequence ATGAGTCAACGGATACCCTTCGCCTTCGCGGCGCTTGCCCTTACCGCCACGGTGAGCGCACAGCGCTACCTCACGGAGACCTTCTCCGCGGCCAACATCACGACCACCCCCGACGTGATCTACGGCACCAACATCGATTTCCTCACCAGCAACCTGGCCTCGCCGGATGTGAACGCCAACGTCACTGAGCTGCAAACGGCCGTGACCCTGGGCAACCCCATCCCTTCGGCCTACTTCGACCCCACCGATGGCAGCACGGCCGTGAAGGTGACCAACGTGCGCATGGATGTCTATGAGCCGAGCCAGAGCATCGATACCGAGATGCAGCGCCCGCTCGTGGTGTACATCCACACCGGCAATGCACTGCCTCCGCCCATCAACGGCAGCCCTAATGGAACGCGCAAGGACAGCAGCGCCGTTGAGGCCTGCACCCGCATGGCCAAGCGCGGCTACGTTGCGGTGAGCATGAGCTACCGCTTGGGCTGGAACCCCCTTGCGGCCACCGAGCTCGAGCGCCGCGGCAGCTTGCTCAACGCCATCTATCGCGCCCTTCACGATGTTCGCCAGTGCGTGCGCTTCATGAAGGCCAACGCCACCACCTACCGCATCAATCCGAACAAGATCATCGTCCTGGGCGAAGGCACCGGAGGCTACATCAGCCTGGCCCATGCCACGCTCGATGACGTGCAGGAGCTCTACATCGAGAAGTTCCGCCCCGACCCCTTCGATCCCACGGTGAGCTTCGTGGACCCTGCCTTGGTCGGTGACATCGAAGGATTGAATGGCCAGCTCACCCTTTACCGCCCGAATGGCCAGACCAGCACCTCTCAGTTCTGCGTGAACATGGGCGGCGCCCTGGCCGATACGAGCTGGCTTGAGCAAGGCGACCAGCCGATGGTGGCCTTCCACACCGTGTTCGACCCCTTCGCGCCCTTCACCGAGGGCATCGTGATCGTGCCCACCACGGGCGGCCCTGTTGTTCCGGTGCAAGGCAGCAATCTCTTCATGGAACTGGCCAACCAGTACGGCAACAACGCCAGCTTCGCGAACCTCCCCAGCACGGATTCCTACACGGCCCGTGCACGCTCGCTCTACGGCAGCACCCAGACCCATGGCGCCAACAGCGTGGTGATCAATACCGATGTGGAGGGCCTGTTCCCCGTTGTGCGCCCGGCATGGCCTGCCCCCGCACAGGAAGAAGCCAGCCCTTGGCAATGGTGGGACCCCAATAGCCCCATCGCACAGACCGTGGTGAGCGCCGGCCCTCCGCCCATCACCGCCCACATGGCCAGCAGTGCCAGCAACCCGGATATGAGCGCCACCAAGGGTCGCGCATACCTCGATTTGAGGGCGCTGGTTAAGTGA
- a CDS encoding phosphosulfolactate synthase, translating into MNYTLSHIPERTAKPREHGLTMVMDKGLAIRQAEDMIEASGHLTDLVKLGFGTSFITNKLKEKIKLYQKAGIRVYLGGTLFEAFVARGQYKDYRKLLDQFGLDTAEVSDGSINMPQKEKCRYITDLAKHVTVLSEVGSKESGILISPSKWVSMMKAELDAGSWKVIAEARESGTVGIYRPSGHAHTQLVNRILAKVPAEHIMWEAPQKAQQVWFIKQLGANVNLGNIAPEEVIPLETLRLGLRGDTFFQHLPEAVAEKLRQVKPEN; encoded by the coding sequence ATGAACTATACGCTCTCGCATATCCCGGAACGCACGGCGAAGCCGCGCGAGCACGGGCTGACCATGGTCATGGACAAGGGCCTGGCCATTCGGCAGGCCGAGGACATGATCGAGGCGAGCGGCCATTTGACGGACCTGGTGAAGCTGGGCTTCGGCACTTCGTTCATCACGAACAAGCTGAAGGAGAAGATCAAGTTGTACCAGAAGGCCGGCATCCGCGTCTATCTGGGCGGAACGCTCTTCGAGGCCTTCGTGGCACGCGGGCAGTACAAGGATTACCGCAAGCTCCTTGATCAATTCGGCCTCGATACCGCTGAAGTGAGCGACGGCTCCATCAACATGCCTCAGAAGGAGAAGTGCCGCTACATCACCGATCTGGCCAAGCATGTCACGGTGCTCAGCGAAGTGGGCAGCAAGGAGAGCGGGATCCTGATCAGCCCCTCGAAATGGGTGAGCATGATGAAGGCGGAGCTCGATGCAGGCAGCTGGAAGGTGATCGCAGAAGCGCGGGAGAGCGGCACCGTGGGCATCTATCGCCCCAGCGGCCATGCGCATACCCAGCTCGTGAACCGCATCCTGGCCAAAGTGCCCGCCGAGCACATCATGTGGGAGGCTCCGCAGAAAGCGCAGCAGGTCTGGTTCATCAAGCAGCTCGGCGCCAATGTGAACCTCGGCAACATCGCTCCCGAAGAGGTGATCCCCCTCGAAACGCTCCGTCTGGGCCTGCGCGGCGACACCTTCTTCCAGCACCTGCCCGAAGCAGTGGCCGAGAAGCTCCGGCAAGTGAAGCCCGAGAACTGA
- a CDS encoding tetratricopeptide repeat protein, protein MDRYEAMQRKGTSVFFDVEDLELVIDHYLQENDARRAKEALDFAMAQHPGSVELMYSEAVVLMNLGRLNKALEVLDALGKLEPWSAEVHLHKGSIHSQLRNYRRAIEHYRRALELADEGHDEILLDLAFEHESLGKYDEAIDLLKRGLDVNPENEGLLYELAHCFELSGADQSAIAFFREFTNEHPYSLVAWYSLGNALSRLDRIDESNEALEYCLAINEEFASALFTKARNMLVKGDYAGAVTCYEEVLGIEGPQAVTFSYIGECYEKMERHEQALIHYDQALALDPNWVDAWVGRGVVKDIQGKLSEAVKDLETAVRLAPDSGDAWYYYANALGRSERYEESLSAYTRLNTLDAGNLDGWLDHADLLLGLKSPEAAVLKLREGDQVHRMNPRYRYRLASYLLRAGQQQQGLLELEEALMADHAGHAQFLEHYPEASAMPQVIHLLGLYAP, encoded by the coding sequence GTGGACCGCTACGAGGCCATGCAGCGCAAGGGGACGAGCGTCTTCTTCGACGTGGAGGACCTTGAATTGGTGATTGACCACTACCTGCAGGAGAACGATGCACGGCGCGCCAAGGAAGCGCTGGACTTCGCCATGGCGCAGCATCCGGGATCGGTGGAGCTCATGTACAGCGAGGCCGTGGTGCTCATGAACCTCGGGCGCTTGAACAAGGCCCTGGAGGTGCTCGACGCCTTGGGGAAGCTGGAGCCCTGGAGCGCGGAGGTGCACCTGCACAAGGGCAGCATCCATAGCCAGCTGCGCAACTACCGCCGGGCCATTGAGCACTACCGCCGCGCGCTCGAGCTCGCCGATGAGGGACACGATGAGATCCTGCTCGACCTCGCCTTCGAGCACGAGAGCCTGGGCAAATACGACGAGGCCATCGACCTGCTGAAGCGCGGCCTCGACGTGAACCCGGAGAACGAAGGCCTGCTCTATGAGCTCGCGCATTGCTTCGAACTCTCCGGCGCGGACCAGAGCGCGATCGCCTTCTTCCGGGAGTTCACCAATGAGCACCCGTACAGCCTGGTGGCCTGGTACAGCCTGGGCAACGCCCTCTCCCGCCTCGACCGGATCGATGAGAGCAACGAAGCGTTGGAATACTGCCTCGCGATCAACGAGGAATTCGCTTCGGCGCTCTTCACCAAGGCGCGCAACATGCTGGTGAAAGGCGATTATGCCGGTGCGGTGACCTGCTACGAGGAGGTCCTCGGCATCGAAGGCCCGCAGGCCGTCACGTTCAGCTACATCGGCGAATGCTACGAGAAGATGGAGCGCCATGAGCAAGCGCTGATCCACTACGACCAGGCCCTGGCTCTGGACCCGAACTGGGTGGATGCCTGGGTGGGCCGTGGCGTGGTGAAGGACATCCAGGGCAAGCTCTCCGAGGCGGTGAAGGACTTGGAGACCGCGGTCCGCCTCGCGCCGGATTCGGGCGACGCTTGGTACTACTATGCGAATGCCTTGGGCCGCAGCGAACGGTACGAAGAATCCCTGTCGGCTTATACCCGCCTGAACACCCTCGACGCTGGCAACCTCGATGGCTGGCTCGATCATGCCGACCTGCTGCTCGGCCTCAAGAGCCCCGAAGCAGCCGTGCTGAAACTGCGCGAAGGCGACCAGGTGCACCGCATGAATCCCCGCTACCGCTACCGCCTGGCCAGCTACCTGCTCCGCGCCGGCCAGCAGCAGCAGGGCCTTCTGGAACTCGAAGAAGCGCTGATGGCCGATCACGCAGGGCACGCGCAATTCCTGGAGCACTACCCCGAGGCCTCGGCCATGCCTCAAGTGATCCATCTCCTGGGACTATACGCTCCATGA
- a CDS encoding S9 family peptidase: MNARLASVSALICLGLLQPATAQQALSNKDIWASPLFSAEYVGGLASMKDGLHYTVLEEEGGEAMINQYAYRTGNKVATLVKAGELVPSGGKEPIGIEGYSFSGDEKKLMFETESEPIYRYSSFAYNYVFDRASKKLVPLSDVKKAKQRLATFSPDGSKAAFVRDNNLFVVDLATMKEEQITTDGEWNKVLNGATDWVYEEEFTLVQGYAWSPDGSKLLYLRSDESGVKEFDLTLYKNQLYPSEYRFKYPKAGEDNSRISLHLRDLSGGLTYSIPLGTEETDIYIARLGFTPKGEPWFMRLNRLQNEKVLCTVKLPPPGTKARPVPTEIYKETSPTYIEVTDDLFFLADGSGFILTSEKDGWNHIHRVNLKDGSQQQLTRGAWDVVGVKGIDEKGQRVIFTAAKSAPENQEVLAAPLSGKGVMQLSPLGGVNDAEFSTGFRFFINTRSTLNTPPVITLHDGSGKQVKVLKDNAKLAKTCADYGMQPREFFTFTTSEGVELRGWMMKPADFQSRERYPVLLTQYSGPNSNQVLDSWGGRNNLWHTLLAQKGYIVVCVDPRGTGHRGRDFRHITYGQLGKYETVDHMATAQWLGQQPWVDKERIGIWGWSYGGYMSSLCITKGADLFKAAIAVAPVTNWRYYDSIYTERYMGLPKDNAKGYDDNSPVFHVNKLKGNYFLIHGLADDNVHYQNAAEMTNALIKANKPFDQFMYPDRNHGIGGGSTRLHLYEMMTEWLTRNL; the protein is encoded by the coding sequence ATGAACGCACGCCTCGCTTCTGTTTCGGCCCTCATATGCCTGGGCCTGCTGCAACCTGCCACCGCCCAGCAAGCCCTATCCAACAAGGACATCTGGGCCAGCCCGCTCTTCAGCGCCGAGTACGTGGGCGGCTTGGCCAGCATGAAGGATGGCCTGCACTACACCGTGCTCGAGGAGGAAGGTGGCGAGGCCATGATCAACCAGTATGCCTATCGCACCGGGAATAAGGTGGCCACCTTGGTGAAGGCCGGTGAGTTGGTGCCTTCGGGTGGCAAAGAGCCCATCGGCATCGAAGGCTACAGCTTCAGCGGCGATGAGAAGAAACTGATGTTCGAGACGGAGAGCGAGCCGATCTACCGCTACAGCTCCTTCGCCTACAACTACGTGTTCGACCGCGCGAGCAAGAAGCTGGTGCCGCTGAGCGATGTGAAGAAAGCCAAGCAGCGCCTGGCCACCTTCAGCCCCGATGGCAGCAAGGCCGCCTTCGTACGCGACAACAACCTCTTCGTGGTGGACCTGGCCACGATGAAAGAAGAGCAGATCACCACCGACGGCGAGTGGAACAAGGTGCTGAATGGCGCCACTGATTGGGTGTATGAAGAGGAGTTCACGCTGGTGCAGGGCTACGCATGGAGCCCCGATGGCAGCAAGCTCCTGTACCTGCGCAGCGACGAGAGCGGCGTGAAGGAATTCGACCTGACGCTCTACAAGAACCAGCTCTACCCGAGCGAGTACCGCTTCAAGTACCCCAAGGCTGGTGAGGACAACAGCAGGATCTCCTTGCACCTGCGCGACCTCAGTGGCGGCCTCACCTACAGCATCCCCTTGGGCACCGAGGAAACGGACATCTACATCGCGCGACTGGGCTTCACGCCGAAAGGCGAACCTTGGTTCATGCGCCTGAACCGACTGCAGAACGAGAAGGTGCTTTGCACGGTGAAACTGCCGCCGCCCGGCACCAAGGCGCGTCCGGTCCCCACCGAGATCTACAAAGAGACCAGCCCCACCTACATCGAAGTCACCGACGACCTCTTCTTCCTGGCCGATGGCAGCGGCTTCATCCTCACCAGCGAGAAGGATGGCTGGAACCACATCCACCGCGTGAACCTGAAGGACGGCAGCCAGCAGCAGCTCACCCGCGGCGCCTGGGACGTGGTCGGCGTGAAGGGCATCGACGAGAAAGGGCAGCGCGTGATCTTCACCGCGGCCAAGAGCGCGCCCGAGAACCAGGAAGTGCTGGCTGCGCCGCTGAGCGGGAAAGGCGTGATGCAGCTCTCGCCCCTGGGCGGCGTGAACGATGCGGAGTTCAGCACGGGCTTCCGCTTCTTCATCAACACGCGCAGCACGCTGAACACGCCGCCGGTGATCACCCTGCACGATGGCAGCGGCAAGCAGGTGAAGGTGCTGAAGGACAACGCCAAGCTGGCGAAGACCTGCGCCGACTACGGCATGCAGCCCCGTGAGTTCTTCACCTTCACCACGAGCGAGGGCGTGGAGCTGCGCGGTTGGATGATGAAGCCCGCGGACTTCCAGAGCCGGGAGCGCTATCCGGTGCTGCTCACGCAATACAGCGGCCCCAACAGCAACCAGGTGCTCGACTCCTGGGGCGGGCGCAACAACCTATGGCACACCCTGCTCGCCCAGAAGGGCTATATCGTGGTGTGCGTCGATCCGCGCGGAACGGGCCATCGCGGCCGCGACTTCCGCCACATCACCTATGGCCAATTGGGCAAGTACGAGACGGTGGATCACATGGCCACCGCCCAATGGCTGGGCCAGCAGCCATGGGTGGATAAGGAGCGCATCGGCATCTGGGGCTGGAGCTACGGCGGCTACATGAGCAGCCTGTGCATCACCAAGGGCGCCGACCTCTTCAAGGCTGCCATCGCCGTGGCGCCCGTGACCAATTGGCGCTACTACGACAGCATCTACACCGAGCGCTACATGGGCCTGCCCAAGGACAACGCCAAGGGCTACGACGACAACAGCCCGGTGTTCCATGTGAACAAGCTGAAAGGGAACTACTTCCTCATCCACGGCCTGGCCGACGACAATGTGCATTACCAGAACGCTGCGGAGATGACCAACGCGCTCATCAAGGCCAACAAGCCCTTCGACCAGTTCATGTACCCCGATCGCAACCACGGGATCGGCGGCGGGAGCACGCGGCTGCACTTGTATGAGATGATGACCGAGTGGCTGACCCGGAATCTTTAA